The Aquila chrysaetos chrysaetos chromosome 6, bAquChr1.4, whole genome shotgun sequence genome window below encodes:
- the TSSK6 gene encoding testis-specific serine/threonine-protein kinase 6, with protein MPKNNAGEKLLCELGYRLGHTLGEGSFSKVKAATSNKYKGPLAIKVVDRRRAPPAFVYKFLPRELSIVRKIRHPNIVRIFELIEVCNGKLYIVMEAAATDLLQVVQQLGKLPCVPKARDIFAQVVGAVRYLHDRNLVHRDLKCENVLLTADGRRAKLSDFGFSKEANSYPDLSTTFCGSAAYASPEVLMGIPYDAKKYDMWSLGVMLYVMVTGYTPFDDTHIRSMPQQQQRGVLYPEGLPPLPEPCQALITQLLQFSPASRPGVEQVAKNSWLKGDI; from the coding sequence ATGCCAAAAAACAACGCAGGAGAGAAGCTACTTTGTGAGCTGGGCTACAGGCTGGGTCACACATTAGGGGAGGGCAGCTTCTCCAAGGTGAAAGCGGCCACCTCCAACAAATACAAGGGCCCCTTAGCCATCAAGGTGGTGGACCGGCGACGAGCACCCCCAGCCTTCGTGTACAAGTTTCTGCCCCGGGAGCTCTCCATCGTGCGCAAGATCCGGCACCCCAACATCGTGCGCATCTTTGAGCTCATCGAGGTCTGCAATGGGAAGCTCTACATCGTGATGGAGGCGGCAGCCACTGACCTGCTGCAGGtggtgcagcagctggggaagctgCCCTGCGTCCCCAAGGCCCGGGACATCTTCGCACAGGTCGTGGGGGCCGTTCGCTACCTGCATGACCGCAACTTGGTGCACCGGGATCTCAAGTGTGAGAACGTGCTGCTCACCGCTGATGGCCGCCGGGCCAAACTTAGTGACTTTGGTTTTAGCAAGGAGGCCAACAGCTACCCGGACCTGAGCACCACGTTCTGCGGGTCGGCGGCCTACGCTTCCCCGGAGGTGCTGATGGGCATCCCCTACGACGCCAAGAAGTACGACATGTGGAGCCTGGGGGTGATGCTCTACGTCATGGTGACCGGCTACACGCCCTTTGACGACACCCACATCCGCAGcatgccccagcagcagcagagaggggtgCTGTACCCGGAGGGGCTGCCCCCGCTGCCGGAGCCCTGCCAAGCCCTCATCACCCAACTGCTCCAGTTCAGCCCGGCCTCCCGGCCGGGTGTGGAGCAAGTGGCCAAGAACAGCTGGCTGAAGGGGGACATCTGA